Proteins encoded by one window of Pseudonocardia alni:
- the rplQ gene encoding 50S ribosomal protein L17 codes for MPQPTKGARLGGSPAHQRLILANLATSLFEHGRITTTEAKARRLRPYAERLITKAKAGDLHNRREIMKVIRDKSVVHRLVTEIGPFFADRNGGYTRITKTMPRKGDNAPMAVIELVQQKTVTDEANRARRSAASQAVAAAPAATDEDTTVESTEATEAEVTAADEAQEAAEKAVDAAAEAEEVAPGSEAADKAVDAAAAAEEAADEAADAAEDSTGKKESGS; via the coding sequence ATGCCCCAGCCCACCAAGGGTGCCCGCCTCGGCGGGTCGCCCGCGCACCAGCGGCTGATCCTGGCCAACCTGGCGACCTCGCTGTTCGAACACGGCCGGATCACCACCACCGAGGCCAAGGCCCGGCGGCTGCGTCCGTACGCGGAGCGGCTGATCACCAAGGCCAAGGCCGGCGACCTGCACAACCGGCGCGAGATCATGAAGGTGATCCGCGACAAGTCGGTCGTGCACCGCCTCGTCACCGAGATCGGCCCGTTCTTCGCGGACCGCAACGGTGGCTACACCCGGATCACCAAGACGATGCCGCGCAAGGGCGACAACGCCCCGATGGCGGTCATCGAGCTGGTCCAGCAGAAGACGGTCACCGACGAGGCGAACCGTGCCCGTCGTTCGGCCGCGTCCCAGGCCGTGGCCGCCGCTCCGGCCGCCACGGACGAGGACACCACGGTCGAGTCGACCGAGGCCACCGAGGCCGAGGTCACCGCCGCCGACGAGGCACAGGAGGCCGCCGAGAAGGCGGTCGACGCCGCGGCCGAGGCCGAGGAGGTGGCCCCGGGTTCCGAGGCCGCCGACAAGGCCGTCGACGCCGCTGCCGCCGCGGAGGAGGCCGCCGACGAGGCTGCCGACGCCGCCGAGGACTCCACGGGCAAGAAGGAGTCCGGCTCCTGA
- a CDS encoding DNA-directed RNA polymerase subunit alpha: MLISQRPSLAEDVVTETRSRFVIEPLEPGFGYTLGNSLRRTLLSSIPGAAVTSIRIDGVLHEFTTVPGVKEDVTDIILNLKELVVSSEEDEPVTMYLRKQGPGAVTAGDIVPPAGVTVHNPDLHIASLNDKGRLEVELVVERGRGYVPAMQNKATGAEIGRIPVDSIYSPVLKVTYKVEATRVEQRTDFDKLILDVESKPSITPRDALASAGKTLVELFGLARELNVDAEGIEIGPSPQEADTIAAFAMPIEELDLTVRSYNCLKREGIHTVGELVGRSEADLLDIRNFGAKSIDEVKMKLVGLGLALKDSPPGFDPSAAASDYGVDGGSGFDPDTFGDDGQDYAETEQL, encoded by the coding sequence ATGCTGATCTCTCAGCGACCCTCACTGGCCGAGGACGTCGTCACCGAGACCCGGTCGCGGTTCGTCATCGAGCCGTTGGAGCCGGGCTTCGGTTACACCCTCGGTAACTCCCTGCGCCGGACGCTGCTGTCGTCGATCCCCGGTGCCGCCGTCACGTCCATCCGGATCGACGGCGTCCTGCACGAGTTCACCACCGTGCCGGGGGTCAAGGAGGACGTCACCGACATCATCCTCAACCTCAAGGAGCTCGTCGTGAGCTCCGAGGAGGACGAGCCGGTGACGATGTACCTGCGCAAGCAGGGCCCGGGTGCGGTCACCGCGGGGGACATCGTCCCGCCCGCCGGTGTCACCGTGCACAACCCGGACCTGCACATCGCCTCGCTCAACGACAAGGGCCGGCTCGAGGTCGAGCTCGTCGTCGAGCGCGGTCGCGGGTACGTCCCGGCGATGCAGAACAAGGCCACCGGTGCCGAGATCGGCCGCATCCCGGTCGACTCGATCTACTCGCCGGTGCTGAAGGTGACCTACAAGGTCGAGGCCACGCGCGTCGAGCAGCGCACCGACTTCGACAAGCTCATCCTCGACGTCGAGTCGAAGCCGTCCATCACCCCGCGGGACGCGCTGGCCTCGGCCGGCAAGACCCTGGTCGAGCTGTTCGGCCTGGCCCGCGAGCTGAACGTGGACGCCGAGGGCATCGAGATCGGCCCCTCCCCGCAGGAGGCGGACACCATCGCGGCGTTCGCGATGCCGATCGAGGAGCTGGACCTCACGGTCCGGTCGTACAACTGCCTCAAGCGCGAGGGCATCCACACGGTCGGCGAGCTCGTCGGTCGCAGCGAGGCGGACCTGCTCGACATCCGCAACTTCGGCGCCAAGTCGATCGACGAGGTCAAGATGAAGCTCGTCGGTCTCGGCCTGGCCCTCAAGGACAGCCCGCCCGGGTTCGACCCGTCGGCGGCGGCGAGCGACTACGGCGTCGACGGTGGGAGCGGGTTCGACCCGGACACCTTCGGTGACGACGGTCAGGACTACGCAGAAACGGAGCAGTTGTAG
- the rpsD gene encoding 30S ribosomal protein S4: MARYTGPMTRKSRRLKTDLVGGDQAFERRPYPPGQHGRIRIKETEYLLQLQEKQKARFGYGLQEKQLRAYYEEAHRREGKTGDELLQILESRLDNVVYRAGLARTRRMARQLVNHGHFLVNGKKVDIPSYRVSRYDIIDVKDKSRNTDPFVIAKETQGDRPVPAWLQVVPSTLRILVHQLPERAQIDTQVTEQLIVEFYSK; this comes from the coding sequence ATGGCTCGCTACACCGGCCCCATGACCCGCAAGTCCCGCCGACTGAAGACCGACCTCGTCGGCGGCGACCAGGCGTTCGAGCGTCGTCCCTACCCGCCCGGCCAGCACGGCCGGATCCGGATCAAGGAGACCGAGTACCTCCTGCAGCTGCAGGAGAAGCAGAAGGCCCGCTTCGGCTACGGCCTGCAGGAGAAGCAGCTCCGCGCCTACTACGAGGAAGCGCACCGTCGCGAGGGCAAGACCGGCGACGAGCTGCTGCAGATCCTCGAGTCGCGCCTCGACAACGTCGTGTACCGCGCGGGCCTCGCCCGCACCCGGCGCATGGCCCGTCAGCTGGTGAACCACGGCCACTTCCTGGTCAACGGGAAGAAGGTCGACATCCCCAGCTACCGGGTGTCGCGCTACGACATCATCGACGTCAAGGACAAGTCGCGGAACACCGACCCGTTCGTCATCGCCAAGGAGACCCAGGGCGACCGCCCGGTCCCGGCGTGGCTGCAGGTCGTCCCGTCGACCCTGCGGATCCTGGTCCACCAGCTGCCCGAGCGCGCTCAGATCGACACCCAGGTCACCGAGCAGCTCATCGTCGAGTTCTACTCGAAGTAG
- the rpsK gene encoding 30S ribosomal protein S11 — MPPRARQGAGPKKVRRREKKNVAHGHAHIKSTFNNTIVSITDPTGAVIAWASSGHVGLKGSRKSTPFAAQLAAENAARKAMDHGMKKCDVFVKGPGSGRETAIRSLQAAGLEVGTISDVTPQPHNGCRPPKRRRV, encoded by the coding sequence ATGCCGCCCCGCGCACGTCAGGGTGCCGGACCCAAGAAGGTCCGCCGTCGCGAGAAGAAGAACGTCGCGCACGGTCACGCCCACATCAAGTCCACGTTCAACAACACGATCGTGTCGATCACCGACCCGACCGGTGCCGTCATCGCCTGGGCCTCGTCCGGGCACGTCGGCCTGAAGGGCTCCCGGAAGTCGACGCCGTTCGCCGCGCAGCTCGCCGCCGAGAACGCCGCCCGCAAGGCGATGGACCACGGCATGAAGAAGTGCGACGTCTTCGTCAAGGGCCCCGGCTCCGGACGTGAGACGGCGATCCGTTCGCTGCAGGCGGCCGGCCTCGAGGTCGGCACGATCTCCGACGTGACCCCGCAGCCGCACAACGGCTGCCGTCCGCCCAAGCGGCGCCGGGTCTAG
- the rpsM gene encoding 30S ribosomal protein S13, translating to MARVAGVDLPREKRLEIALTYIFGVGRTRSKEILEATALSPDLRSKDLTDEDVSKLREYIEANLQVEGDLRREIQADIRRKIEIGSYQGIRHRRGLPVRGQRTKTNARGRKGPKKTVAGKKKAGKK from the coding sequence ATGGCACGTGTTGCCGGCGTCGACCTCCCCCGCGAAAAGCGGTTGGAGATCGCGCTCACCTACATCTTCGGGGTCGGACGTACCCGGTCCAAGGAGATCCTCGAGGCCACCGCGCTGAGCCCCGACCTCCGGTCGAAGGACCTGACCGACGAGGACGTCAGCAAGCTCCGCGAGTACATCGAGGCGAACCTGCAGGTCGAGGGTGACCTGCGCCGTGAGATCCAGGCGGACATCCGCCGGAAGATCGAGATCGGTTCGTACCAGGGCATCCGTCACCGTCGCGGCCTTCCGGTCCGCGGCCAGCGCACGAAGACCAACGCGCGCGGCCGCAAGGGCCCGAAGAAGACCGTCGCCGGTAAGAAGAAGGCAGGTAAGAAGTAA
- the rpmJ gene encoding 50S ribosomal protein L36, producing MKVKPSVKKICDKCQVIRRHGRIIVICSNLRHKQRQG from the coding sequence GTGAAGGTCAAGCCGAGCGTCAAGAAGATCTGCGACAAGTGCCAGGTGATCCGCCGTCACGGCCGGATCATCGTGATCTGCTCGAACCTGCGCCACAAGCAGCGCCAGGGCTGA
- the infA gene encoding translation initiation factor IF-1 yields the protein MAKKDGAIEVEGRVVEPLPNAMFRVELENGHRVLAHISGKMRQHYIRILPEDRVVVELSPYDLSRGRIVYRYK from the coding sequence ATGGCCAAGAAGGACGGGGCGATCGAGGTCGAGGGCCGGGTCGTCGAACCCCTGCCGAACGCGATGTTCCGGGTGGAGCTGGAGAACGGCCACCGGGTACTCGCGCACATCAGCGGGAAGATGCGCCAGCACTACATCCGGATCCTTCCGGAGGACCGGGTGGTCGTCGAGCTGTCGCCCTACGACCTCAGCCGCGGCCGCATCGTCTACCGCTACAAGTGA
- the map gene encoding type I methionyl aminopeptidase produces the protein MNGRGGIRGAIARYRGRDIELKTHGQLEAMRVAGALVAATLAAVTEHAKPGVSTAELDALAEQTIRDGNGVPSFLGYHGFPASICASVNEQIVHGIPSPKQVLAEGDLISVDCGAIVEGWHGDSAVTIAVGDVSPEDLALSAACRGAMEAGILAVRDGARLTDVSYAIQEACRSAALADRADYGIVAEYGGHGIGTSMHMDPFLPNHGEPGKGPRLRPGMALAVEPMLVAGDPDTLELEDGWTVVTAAGGRAVHWEHTVAVTEDGPWLLTAPAGAPDRPGA, from the coding sequence ATGAACGGTCGCGGCGGCATCCGCGGGGCCATCGCCCGCTACCGGGGGCGGGACATCGAGCTCAAGACCCACGGTCAGCTCGAGGCGATGCGGGTGGCGGGCGCGCTGGTCGCGGCCACGCTGGCCGCGGTCACCGAGCACGCGAAGCCCGGTGTCAGCACGGCGGAGCTCGACGCGCTCGCCGAGCAGACGATCCGCGACGGCAACGGTGTTCCCTCGTTCCTCGGCTACCACGGTTTCCCGGCGAGCATCTGCGCCTCGGTGAACGAGCAGATCGTGCACGGCATCCCGTCGCCGAAGCAGGTGCTCGCCGAGGGCGACCTGATCTCGGTGGACTGCGGTGCGATCGTCGAGGGCTGGCACGGCGACTCCGCGGTGACCATCGCCGTCGGGGACGTGTCGCCGGAGGACCTCGCCCTGTCCGCGGCCTGCCGTGGCGCGATGGAGGCGGGGATCCTCGCCGTCCGCGACGGGGCCCGGCTGACCGACGTCTCGTACGCCATCCAGGAGGCGTGCCGGTCCGCGGCGCTGGCCGACCGCGCCGACTACGGGATCGTCGCCGAGTACGGCGGGCACGGCATCGGCACGTCCATGCACATGGACCCGTTCCTGCCCAACCACGGCGAGCCGGGCAAGGGGCCGCGGCTCCGCCCGGGCATGGCCCTGGCCGTCGAGCCGATGCTCGTCGCGGGGGACCCGGACACCCTGGAGCTCGAGGACGGCTGGACGGTCGTCACCGCGGCGGGCGGCCGGGCCGTGCACTGGGAGCACACCGTCGCCGTCACCGAGGACGGGCCGTGGCTGCTGACCGCGCCCGCCGGCGCACCGGACCGCCCCGGCGCCTGA
- a CDS encoding adenylate kinase gives MRLVLVGPPGAGKGTQAEQMAKRLDVPHISTGDLFRANLRDETVLGREAKRYMDAGDLVPDEVTVGMVRDRLGDADTGGGFILDGFPRNVAQAGSLSEILSDKGLELDAVVQFDVDDEVVVQRLLGRGRSDDNEDTIRNRQRVYREETAPLLDHYRDRLVTIDAVGEIDEITDRVFSALHNRNG, from the coding sequence GTGCGACTCGTTCTGGTGGGACCGCCCGGTGCCGGCAAGGGGACCCAGGCTGAGCAGATGGCCAAGCGGCTCGACGTCCCGCACATCTCGACCGGGGACCTGTTCCGGGCGAACCTGCGTGACGAGACCGTGCTCGGTCGTGAGGCGAAGCGCTACATGGACGCCGGGGACCTCGTCCCCGACGAGGTGACCGTCGGGATGGTGCGCGACCGGCTCGGCGACGCCGACACGGGAGGCGGCTTCATCCTCGACGGCTTCCCACGCAACGTGGCCCAGGCGGGCTCCCTCTCCGAGATCCTGTCCGACAAGGGCCTGGAGCTCGACGCCGTCGTCCAGTTCGACGTCGACGACGAGGTCGTCGTGCAGCGGCTGCTCGGCCGCGGCCGCAGCGACGACAACGAGGACACCATCCGCAACCGGCAGCGGGTCTACCGCGAGGAGACCGCTCCGCTGCTGGACCACTACCGTGACCGGCTGGTCACGATCGACGCCGTCGGCGAGATCGACGAGATCACCGACCGGGTCTTCTCGGCGCTGCACAACCGCAACGGCTGA
- the secY gene encoding preprotein translocase subunit SecY: MLSAVRAALTTPDLRKKILFTLAIVAVYRLGANIPSPGVSYPNIQECVRQVEGGDNASVYSLINLFSGGALLQLSIFALGIMPYITASIIVQLLQVVIPRFEQLKKEGQSGQAKLTQYTRYLTIGIAVLQATGFVALAERGQLFQGCALPIIPDSSVFTLIVIVIVMVAGTTLVMWLGEQVTERGIGNGMSLLIFASIAHRIPAEGRLILENSGGLVFAGVCVFGLAIIASVVFVENGQRRIPVQYAKRMVGRRMYGGTSTYLPLKVNQAGVVPVIFGSSLLYLPDLVARLAGNDGGWFQQFVQTYLVDQSNPVHIVLYVALIIFFTYFYVGITFNPDERAEDMKKYGGFIPGIRPGRPTAEYLNFVLSRITLPGSLYLGLIAVLPNFFLGITGSGQNQNFPFGGTAVLIMVTVGLDTLKQIESQLMQRNYEGFLR; the protein is encoded by the coding sequence GTGCTCAGCGCAGTCCGGGCGGCCCTGACCACGCCGGATCTCCGCAAGAAGATCCTCTTCACGCTGGCGATCGTGGCGGTGTACCGGCTCGGGGCGAACATCCCCTCGCCGGGGGTGTCGTACCCGAACATCCAGGAATGTGTCCGTCAGGTCGAGGGCGGCGACAACGCCAGCGTCTACTCCCTGATCAACCTGTTCTCCGGCGGGGCACTGCTCCAGCTGTCGATCTTCGCGCTGGGCATCATGCCCTACATCACCGCGAGCATCATCGTGCAGCTGCTGCAGGTCGTGATCCCGCGGTTCGAGCAGCTGAAGAAGGAAGGCCAGTCCGGCCAGGCCAAGCTCACGCAGTACACGCGGTACCTGACGATCGGTATCGCGGTGCTGCAGGCCACCGGCTTCGTGGCGCTGGCCGAGCGCGGTCAGCTGTTCCAGGGCTGCGCGCTGCCGATCATCCCGGACTCGTCGGTCTTCACCCTGATCGTCATCGTGATCGTCATGGTCGCCGGGACCACGCTGGTGATGTGGCTGGGCGAGCAGGTCACTGAGCGCGGCATCGGCAACGGCATGTCGCTGCTGATCTTCGCCTCCATCGCGCACCGCATCCCCGCCGAGGGCCGGTTGATCCTGGAGAACTCCGGCGGCCTGGTCTTCGCCGGCGTCTGCGTCTTCGGTCTCGCGATCATCGCCAGCGTCGTGTTCGTGGAGAACGGCCAGCGCCGGATCCCGGTGCAGTACGCCAAGCGCATGGTCGGCCGCCGGATGTACGGCGGCACCTCGACCTACCTGCCGCTCAAGGTCAACCAGGCCGGTGTCGTGCCGGTGATCTTCGGTAGCTCGCTGCTCTACCTGCCCGACCTGGTCGCCCGGCTTGCCGGGAACGACGGCGGCTGGTTCCAGCAGTTCGTGCAGACCTATCTCGTCGATCAGTCCAATCCCGTGCACATCGTGTTGTACGTAGCACTGATCATCTTCTTCACGTACTTCTACGTCGGCATCACGTTCAACCCCGACGAGCGCGCCGAGGACATGAAGAAGTACGGCGGCTTCATCCCGGGTATCCGCCCGGGGCGGCCCACCGCGGAGTACCTGAACTTCGTGCTCAGCCGCATCACGCTGCCGGGATCGCTCTATCTGGGCCTCATCGCGGTGCTCCCCAACTTCTTCCTCGGGATCACCGGCAGCGGCCAGAACCAGAACTTCCCGTTCGGCGGCACGGCAGTGCTGATCATGGTCACCGTGGGCCTCGACACCCTGAAGCAGATCGAGAGCCAGCTCATGCAGCGGAACTACGAGGGTTTCCTGCGTTAG
- the rplO gene encoding 50S ribosomal protein L15 — MSENENSVIKLHDLRPAPGSKKARTRVGRGEGSKGKTAGRGTKGTKARKTVSPRFEGGQMPLHMRLPKLKGFKNRFKVEYQVVNVGELATLFPKGGEIGPAELVEAGAVRKNQLVKVLGEGELSGVALTVKAHKFSASAREKISAAGGSVSEL; from the coding sequence GTGAGCGAGAACGAGAACTCCGTCATCAAGCTCCACGACCTGCGGCCGGCCCCGGGCTCGAAGAAGGCGCGGACCCGTGTGGGTCGCGGTGAGGGCTCGAAGGGCAAGACCGCCGGTCGCGGTACCAAGGGCACCAAGGCCCGCAAGACGGTGTCCCCGCGCTTCGAGGGCGGGCAGATGCCGCTGCACATGCGGCTCCCGAAGCTCAAGGGCTTCAAGAACCGCTTCAAGGTCGAGTACCAGGTCGTGAACGTCGGCGAGCTGGCCACCCTGTTCCCGAAGGGCGGCGAGATCGGTCCGGCCGAGCTGGTCGAGGCGGGCGCGGTTCGCAAGAACCAGCTCGTGAAGGTCCTCGGCGAGGGCGAGCTCTCGGGCGTCGCCCTGACCGTGAAGGCCCACAAGTTCTCCGCGTCCGCGCGCGAGAAGATCTCGGCGGCCGGCGGCTCGGTCTCCGAGCTGTAG
- the rpmD gene encoding 50S ribosomal protein L30, whose protein sequence is MATWKITQVKSRIGCKQNQRDTLRSLGLRKIRQSVVREADPQTRGYVHTVRHLVTVEEVQS, encoded by the coding sequence ATGGCCACGTGGAAGATCACCCAGGTGAAGAGCCGGATCGGCTGCAAGCAGAACCAGCGCGACACGCTGCGCTCGCTCGGCCTGCGCAAGATCCGGCAGTCGGTGGTGCGTGAGGCGGACCCGCAGACCCGCGGTTACGTCCACACCGTGCGCCACCTCGTGACCGTGGAGGAGGTGCAGTCGTGA
- the rpsE gene encoding 30S ribosomal protein S5, which translates to MPGRTRRDGGAPGGSGGNDNRNNRDRRDGGRGGAAQDKTPYIERLVTINRVAKVVKGGRRFSFTALMIVGDGDGLVGVGYGKAKEVPAAIAKGVEEAKKNFFRVPRIGGTIVHRVQGEAAAGVVMLRPASPGTGVIAGGPVRAVLECAGISDILSKSLGSDNAINIVHATVAALKSVQRPEEVAARRGLPLEDVAPASMMRQRAEADAAKV; encoded by the coding sequence ATGCCGGGACGTACGCGGCGTGACGGCGGAGCCCCGGGTGGTAGCGGTGGGAACGACAACCGCAACAACCGGGACCGCCGGGACGGTGGCCGTGGCGGGGCGGCCCAGGACAAGACCCCGTACATCGAGCGGCTGGTCACGATCAACCGCGTGGCCAAGGTCGTCAAGGGCGGCCGCCGGTTCAGCTTCACCGCGCTGATGATCGTCGGCGACGGTGACGGCCTGGTGGGCGTCGGCTACGGCAAGGCCAAGGAGGTGCCGGCCGCGATTGCCAAGGGCGTGGAGGAGGCGAAGAAGAACTTCTTCCGCGTCCCCCGCATCGGCGGCACGATCGTGCACCGCGTGCAGGGTGAGGCCGCCGCCGGCGTCGTCATGCTGCGCCCGGCCTCCCCGGGTACCGGTGTCATCGCCGGCGGCCCGGTCCGCGCGGTGCTGGAGTGCGCGGGGATCTCGGACATCCTGTCCAAGTCCCTCGGCTCCGACAACGCCATCAACATCGTGCACGCCACGGTGGCGGCGCTGAAGTCGGTGCAGCGTCCGGAGGAGGTCGCGGCCCGCCGCGGCCTGCCGCTGGAGGACGTCGCCCCGGCGAGCATGATGCGCCAGCGCGCCGAGGCCGACGCGGCGAAGGTGTGA
- the rplR gene encoding 50S ribosomal protein L18: MAETNETVSGSARRRMASQVARKRRDSRIRRHARLRKKISGTPVRPRLAVNRSSRHITVQLIDDLAGHTLAFASSLDTEVRGLDGDKKAKAAKVGEIIAAKAKEAGISAVVFDRGGLAYHGRIAALADAAREGGLEF; encoded by the coding sequence ATGGCCGAGACGAACGAGACGGTGTCGGGTTCCGCCCGCCGCCGGATGGCGTCCCAGGTGGCGCGCAAGCGCCGCGACTCGCGCATCCGCCGGCACGCCCGGCTCCGGAAGAAGATCTCCGGGACGCCGGTGCGTCCGCGGCTGGCGGTCAACCGCTCCTCGCGGCACATCACCGTCCAGCTGATCGACGACCTGGCCGGCCACACGCTGGCCTTCGCGTCCTCGCTGGACACCGAGGTCCGAGGCCTCGACGGCGACAAGAAGGCCAAGGCGGCCAAGGTCGGCGAGATCATCGCCGCCAAGGCCAAGGAGGCGGGCATCTCCGCGGTCGTGTTCGACCGCGGCGGGCTGGCCTACCACGGCCGCATCGCGGCCCTGGCCGACGCCGCCCGCGAGGGAGGCCTGGAGTTCTGA
- the rplF gene encoding 50S ribosomal protein L6 — protein MSRIGKLPITVPSGVEITIDGRTVTAKGPKGTLSHTAVEPITIERDDDGTVLVKRPNEERETRAYHGLTRSLVNNIVVGVSAGYEKKLEIHGVGYRVQLKGQNLEFALGYSHPVVIEPAEGITFAVESPTRFSVSGIDKQLVGETAANIRKLRRPDPYKGKGVRYAGEQVRRKVGKTGK, from the coding sequence ATGTCACGCATCGGAAAGCTGCCCATCACCGTCCCGTCCGGCGTGGAGATCACCATCGATGGCCGCACGGTCACCGCGAAGGGCCCCAAGGGCACCCTGTCGCACACCGCCGTCGAGCCGATCACGATCGAGCGCGATGACGACGGCACGGTGCTGGTGAAGCGGCCGAACGAGGAGCGCGAGACCAGGGCCTACCACGGCCTGACCCGCTCCCTCGTCAACAACATCGTGGTCGGCGTCAGCGCCGGCTACGAGAAGAAGCTGGAGATCCACGGCGTGGGTTACCGCGTGCAGCTGAAGGGGCAGAACCTCGAGTTCGCCCTGGGCTACTCGCACCCGGTCGTCATCGAGCCGGCGGAGGGCATCACCTTCGCGGTCGAGTCGCCGACCCGGTTCTCGGTCTCCGGCATCGACAAGCAGCTGGTCGGCGAGACCGCTGCCAACATCCGGAAGCTGCGCCGCCCCGACCCGTACAAGGGCAAGGGTGTGCGGTACGCCGGCGAGCAGGTCCGCCGCAAGGTCGGAAAGACGGGTAAGTGA
- the rpsH gene encoding 30S ribosomal protein S8 gives MTMTDPIADMLTRLRNANSAYHDRVVMPHSKLKVAIAEILQKEGYIAAHHTEDAEVGKSLVVELKYGRNRERSVAGLRRVSKPGLRVYAKSTNLPRVLGGLGIAIISTSQGLMTDQQAYRSGVGGEVLAYVW, from the coding sequence ATGACGATGACCGATCCGATCGCAGACATGTTGACCCGTCTGCGGAACGCGAACTCGGCCTACCACGACCGCGTCGTGATGCCCCACTCGAAGCTGAAGGTCGCCATTGCGGAGATCCTTCAGAAGGAGGGCTACATCGCGGCACATCACACCGAGGACGCCGAGGTCGGCAAGTCCCTGGTCGTCGAGCTGAAGTACGGCCGCAACCGCGAGCGCAGCGTCGCCGGTCTGCGCCGGGTCTCCAAGCCCGGTCTGCGTGTGTACGCGAAGTCGACGAACCTGCCGCGGGTCCTGGGTGGCCTCGGCATCGCGATCATCTCGACCTCTCAGGGTCTGATGACCGACCAGCAGGCCTACCGGAGCGGCGTGGGCGGGGAAGTCCTCGCCTACGTCTGGTGA
- a CDS encoding type Z 30S ribosomal protein S14 — MAKKALINKANAKPKFAVRGYTRCNKCGRPRAVFRKFGLCRVCLRDMAHAGELPGVSKSSW; from the coding sequence ATGGCGAAGAAGGCGCTCATCAACAAGGCGAACGCGAAGCCGAAGTTCGCCGTGCGGGGTTACACCCGCTGCAACAAGTGCGGCCGGCCGCGTGCCGTGTTCCGCAAGTTCGGCCTCTGCCGCGTGTGCCTGCGAGACATGGCGCACGCCGGCGAGCTGCCGGGTGTGAGCAAGTCCAGCTGGTGA
- the rplE gene encoding 50S ribosomal protein L5 codes for MTTAEKTAPRLKQRYRDEILDKLREEFGYTNVMQIPGLTKVVVNMGVGDAARDSKLIDGALRDLATITGQKPQLRRATKSIAQFKLREGMPIGAKVTLRNDRMWEFLDRLLTIALPRIRDFRGLEGNQFDGRGNYTFGLNEQSMFHEIDPDSIDRPRGMDITVVTTATTNAEGRALLRHLGFPFKES; via the coding sequence ATGACCACGGCTGAGAAGACCGCGCCGAGGCTCAAGCAGCGGTACCGCGACGAGATCCTCGACAAGCTCCGCGAGGAGTTCGGCTACACCAACGTCATGCAGATCCCCGGCCTGACCAAGGTCGTGGTGAACATGGGTGTCGGTGACGCCGCCCGCGACTCGAAGCTGATCGACGGTGCGCTGCGGGACCTGGCCACCATCACCGGCCAGAAGCCGCAGCTGCGTCGCGCCACCAAGTCCATCGCGCAGTTCAAGCTGCGCGAGGGCATGCCGATCGGTGCGAAGGTGACCCTCCGCAACGACCGGATGTGGGAGTTCCTCGACCGTCTCCTGACCATCGCGCTGCCCCGTATCCGCGACTTCCGCGGCCTCGAGGGCAACCAGTTCGACGGGCGTGGCAACTACACGTTCGGCCTGAACGAGCAGTCGATGTTCCACGAGATCGACCCGGACTCCATCGACCGGCCGCGGGGCATGGACATCACGGTCGTGACCACCGCGACCACGAACGCCGAGGGCCGGGCGCTGCTGCGCCACCTGGGCTTCCCGTTCAAGGAGAGCTGA
- the rplX gene encoding 50S ribosomal protein L24 translates to MKVKKGDTVLVIAGKDKGARGKVIAAYPERQRVLVEGVNRIKKHTRISQNQRGAESGGIVTQEAAIHVSNVMVCDSDGKPTRIGKKAVEGEDGTTRRVRISRRNGKEI, encoded by the coding sequence ATGAAGGTCAAGAAGGGCGACACCGTTCTGGTGATCGCCGGCAAGGACAAGGGTGCACGGGGCAAGGTCATCGCGGCCTACCCGGAGCGCCAGCGCGTGCTGGTCGAGGGCGTGAACCGGATCAAGAAGCACACCCGGATCAGCCAGAACCAGCGCGGGGCCGAGAGCGGCGGGATCGTCACCCAGGAGGCCGCCATCCACGTCTCGAACGTGATGGTGTGCGACTCCGACGGCAAGCCGACCCGTATCGGCAAGAAGGCCGTCGAGGGCGAGGACGGCACCACCCGCCGCGTCCGGATCTCCAGGCGCAACGGGAAGGAGATCTGA